In one window of Vicinamibacterales bacterium DNA:
- a CDS encoding VWA domain-containing protein, whose protein sequence is MAPRLDYWSSVAKSTPATALLASALLGASSFAMASQVPQPQATPTFRSAIDLVNVAAVVRDKKGRFARNLRKEDFIVEESGTRREVVDFRTDDNAPVRVALLFDVSGSMRLVSHLEDARESARQVLSALRLQPDADEAAVFSFDMNLQSLQPFTSDVVAIEQALSRVTPYGQTSLYDAIAQTAERVVESRPHDPRRRAVIVFTDGIDTSSELKPEQVSAAAAAIDVPVYVMTVVTDVDRDKASLTGQAEGPLRDLSRQTGGELFVTSAPAHESIAARQIVDELRHQYVLAFTASTEAGWRRVTVRTTNRDLVVRARSGYAAGAHAGSASF, encoded by the coding sequence ATGGCACCACGATTGGATTACTGGAGCAGCGTGGCGAAGAGCACTCCTGCGACGGCTCTCCTGGCTTCCGCCCTCTTGGGCGCGTCGTCATTCGCCATGGCGTCCCAGGTTCCGCAGCCTCAAGCCACCCCGACCTTCCGGTCGGCGATCGATTTGGTGAACGTGGCTGCCGTGGTCCGGGACAAGAAAGGCCGCTTCGCGCGGAACCTCCGCAAGGAGGATTTCATCGTCGAGGAGTCAGGGACTCGTCGCGAGGTGGTGGACTTCCGTACCGACGACAACGCTCCGGTCCGGGTCGCGCTGCTGTTCGACGTGAGCGGCAGCATGCGGCTGGTTTCGCACCTCGAGGACGCGCGCGAGTCGGCGCGCCAGGTCCTGAGTGCGCTTCGGCTGCAGCCCGACGCCGACGAGGCGGCCGTTTTCAGTTTCGACATGAACCTGCAGTCGCTGCAGCCGTTCACCAGTGACGTCGTCGCGATTGAGCAGGCGCTTTCGCGCGTCACCCCCTACGGACAGACGTCGCTGTATGACGCGATCGCGCAGACCGCCGAGCGCGTCGTCGAAAGTCGTCCGCACGATCCGCGGCGGCGGGCGGTGATCGTCTTCACCGACGGCATCGACACGTCGAGCGAACTCAAGCCCGAGCAGGTGTCGGCGGCGGCCGCAGCCATCGACGTGCCGGTCTACGTCATGACCGTCGTCACCGACGTCGATCGGGACAAGGCGTCGCTGACGGGTCAGGCGGAGGGACCGCTGCGGGATCTGTCCCGACAGACGGGCGGTGAGCTATTTGTGACGAGTGCCCCGGCGCACGAGAGCATCGCGGCCCGTCAGATCGTCGATGAACTGCGTCATCAGTACGTGCTGGCGTTCACCGCCTCGACCGAGGCGGGCTGGCGGCGGGTGACGGTAAGGACGACCAACCGCGACCTGGTCGTGCGCGCGCGCAGCGGTTATGCCGCCGGCGCGCACGCCGGAAGTGCAAGTTTCTAA
- a CDS encoding aminotransferase class I/II-fold pyridoxal phosphate-dependent enzyme, producing the protein MRTRAAIPVARRVGGFSYAIRNIVAEAHKVEASGRRVRYLNIGDPITFGFKTPPHMIEAVERAMRDGHNGYQASAGIQPAREAVAAELTRRGMPVDADRVLVTAGTSEGIELALTALAEAGDEVLVPSPTYPLYTAVLAKIGARAVYYRTDPSNGWLPDLDDVRAQVSTATRALVVIDPNNPTGATYPIDVRKALIEIADRHNIPLIADEVYGDLAYDGAVPPMASLDPDAPIISFSSLSKAYLAPGWRTGWMAIGRTEGLDAVLAGIKKLADGRLCSTGPMEHAIVAALNGDRSHEERFRAALRERAAVTVARLNAIAGIHTVAPSAAFYAMPKVELPPGVTDEDYVLGLLRATGVLCVYGSGFGTKPEDGFFRVVFLASPPELEEIYGLVAAFTEDFRARGGRP; encoded by the coding sequence ATGCGCACCCGAGCCGCCATCCCGGTTGCCCGTCGCGTCGGCGGTTTCAGTTACGCCATCCGGAATATCGTGGCGGAGGCCCATAAGGTTGAGGCCTCGGGCCGTCGGGTTCGCTATTTGAACATCGGCGACCCGATTACGTTCGGGTTCAAGACGCCGCCTCACATGATCGAAGCGGTCGAGCGCGCGATGCGCGACGGCCACAATGGCTACCAGGCCTCGGCCGGGATTCAACCAGCCCGCGAGGCCGTCGCCGCCGAGTTGACGCGCCGGGGGATGCCCGTCGACGCCGACCGCGTCCTGGTCACGGCGGGCACCTCGGAAGGCATCGAACTCGCCCTGACCGCGCTGGCCGAGGCGGGTGACGAGGTGCTGGTTCCCTCGCCGACCTATCCGCTCTACACGGCGGTGCTGGCGAAGATCGGCGCGCGCGCCGTCTACTACCGCACCGACCCGTCGAACGGCTGGCTGCCCGACCTCGACGACGTGCGGGCGCAGGTCTCGACCGCGACGCGCGCGCTCGTCGTCATCGATCCCAACAATCCCACGGGCGCGACCTACCCGATCGACGTCCGCAAGGCGCTCATCGAGATTGCCGATCGCCACAACATTCCGCTGATAGCCGACGAGGTGTATGGGGATCTCGCCTACGACGGCGCCGTGCCGCCCATGGCGAGCCTGGATCCCGACGCGCCGATCATCTCGTTTTCCTCGCTCTCGAAGGCGTATCTGGCGCCGGGGTGGCGCACCGGATGGATGGCGATCGGACGGACGGAAGGCCTCGACGCCGTCCTGGCCGGCATCAAGAAGCTCGCCGACGGCCGGCTGTGCTCGACCGGGCCGATGGAGCACGCCATCGTCGCGGCGCTCAACGGCGATCGGTCGCACGAAGAGCGCTTCCGCGCGGCGCTGCGCGAGCGCGCCGCGGTGACGGTGGCGCGCCTTAATGCGATTGCCGGCATTCATACCGTTGCGCCAAGCGCCGCGTTCTACGCGATGCCGAAGGTCGAGCTGCCGCCGGGCGTCACCGACGAAGACTACGTGCTGGGGCTGCTGCGGGCGACGGGCGTCCTCTGCGTCTATGGCTCGGGGTTCGGCACGAAACCTGAGGACGGCTTCTTCCGCGTCGTGTTCCTGGCGAGCCCGCCGGAGCTCGAAGAGATCTATGGCCTCGTCGCCGCCTTCACGGAGGACTTCCGCGCACGAGGCGGGCGCCCCTGA
- a CDS encoding AI-2E family transporter — translation MVALAGLILWCAYIVRDALRLIYISGILAIGFSPIVRIIERQKLLPVGSARFPRWLAILVLYLAILGAIGLMLVLIFPALVHQAQAMWDKAPEWFERGQQFLITKGWLGEHLTMREAVARAPGTGGGAVQKVAGAVAGVAGGIFGVVTILILTFYILVDSAHLRESALRLLPRDRRQRADLASREVTAKVSAWLTGQLLLAAVIGGSSAIGLWALGIPFFYVLALISAIGEMIPVVGPILSAIPALSVAATVSVQKVVVVLIFFVVQQQLENHVLVPKIMSRQVGVSAVTVIVALLIGGSLAGILGAILAVPTAAILQVVASEVLRED, via the coding sequence ATGGTCGCGCTCGCGGGCCTCATCCTGTGGTGCGCCTACATCGTCCGCGACGCGCTTCGACTGATCTACATCAGCGGCATCCTGGCCATAGGCTTCAGCCCGATTGTGCGGATCATCGAGCGTCAGAAGCTGCTGCCAGTCGGGTCGGCGCGCTTCCCGCGCTGGCTGGCGATCCTGGTCCTGTACCTCGCCATCCTGGGCGCCATCGGCCTGATGCTGGTGCTGATCTTCCCGGCGCTGGTGCACCAGGCGCAGGCGATGTGGGACAAGGCACCGGAGTGGTTCGAGCGCGGCCAGCAGTTCCTCATCACCAAAGGCTGGTTGGGGGAACACCTGACGATGCGCGAGGCGGTGGCGCGGGCGCCGGGAACGGGGGGCGGCGCGGTGCAAAAGGTAGCCGGAGCCGTCGCCGGAGTCGCCGGCGGGATCTTCGGCGTCGTGACGATCCTGATTCTGACCTTCTACATCCTGGTCGATTCCGCGCACCTGCGCGAGTCCGCGCTGCGGCTGCTGCCGCGCGATCGGCGCCAGCGGGCAGATCTGGCGAGCCGCGAAGTGACGGCCAAAGTGAGCGCGTGGCTCACCGGCCAGCTGCTGCTCGCCGCGGTGATCGGCGGATCCTCGGCAATCGGTCTGTGGGCGCTGGGGATTCCGTTCTTCTACGTACTGGCGCTGATTTCGGCGATTGGCGAGATGATCCCGGTGGTTGGACCGATCCTGTCGGCAATTCCCGCGCTCTCGGTGGCGGCGACGGTCTCGGTGCAGAAGGTCGTGGTCGTCTTGATCTTCTTCGTCGTGCAGCAGCAGCTCGAGAACCACGTCCTGGTGCCGAAGATCATGTCCCGGCAGGTTGGCGTCAGTGCGGTCACGGTCATCGTCGCGCTGCTCATCGGCGGCAGCCTGGCGGGTATCCTCGGCGCCATCCTGGCGGTGCCAACGGCGGCGATCCTTCAGGTCGTGGCGTCTGAAGTGCTGCGGGAAGACTGA
- a CDS encoding glycine C-acetyltransferase, with product MRHDPLAFLGTELDSLREQQLYRQLRILEDEQKAHTTVDHTSVVNLSSNNYLGLTTHPKLRAAALEAIEAYGVGTGSVRTIAGTMDIHMELERKLAEFKKVEKVVVFQSGFTANAGTVSAILTKEDVVISDELNHASIIDGCRLSRATIKVFPHKDVDAARRIIGDLPAGQRKLLITDGVFSMDGDLGPLPELCGLAEETGCIMMVDDAHASGVFGSHGRGTIDHFGMHGRVDIQVGTLSKAIGALGGYVAGNTNLVEFLYHRARPFLFSTSHPPSVVLTCMAAIDVLMTEPEIIERLWSNTRFFKEGLQQLGFDTGSSESPITPVIAGEGDKAMLLSDKLFGRGVFAQGIGFPTVARNRARVRTIVTATHTREDLQYALDQFDAVGREIGLI from the coding sequence ATGCGTCACGATCCGCTCGCCTTCCTCGGCACCGAGCTCGACTCCCTTCGCGAGCAGCAGCTCTACCGCCAGCTGCGTATTCTCGAGGACGAACAGAAAGCGCACACGACCGTCGACCACACGTCGGTCGTCAACCTTTCCTCGAACAACTATCTCGGCCTGACGACCCATCCGAAGCTGCGCGCGGCGGCGCTCGAAGCGATCGAGGCGTACGGCGTCGGCACCGGCTCGGTCCGCACCATCGCGGGGACGATGGACATCCACATGGAGCTCGAGCGCAAGCTGGCCGAGTTCAAGAAGGTGGAGAAGGTCGTCGTCTTCCAGAGCGGTTTCACGGCGAACGCCGGAACGGTCTCGGCGATCCTGACCAAAGAGGACGTCGTCATCTCCGACGAGCTCAATCACGCGAGCATCATCGACGGCTGCCGGCTGAGCCGCGCCACGATCAAAGTGTTCCCGCACAAGGATGTCGATGCGGCGCGGCGGATCATCGGGGACCTCCCGGCGGGTCAGCGGAAGCTGCTCATCACCGACGGCGTCTTCAGCATGGACGGCGATCTCGGGCCGCTGCCGGAGCTGTGCGGGCTCGCGGAAGAGACCGGCTGCATCATGATGGTGGACGACGCCCACGCGAGTGGCGTGTTCGGCAGCCACGGCCGGGGCACGATCGATCACTTCGGCATGCACGGCCGGGTAGACATCCAGGTGGGCACGCTCTCGAAGGCGATCGGCGCGCTGGGCGGGTATGTGGCGGGAAATACGAACCTCGTCGAATTCCTGTACCACCGCGCGCGGCCGTTTCTGTTCTCGACCTCGCATCCGCCCTCGGTGGTGCTGACCTGCATGGCCGCGATCGACGTGCTCATGACCGAGCCGGAAATCATCGAACGACTCTGGTCCAACACTCGTTTCTTCAAGGAGGGGCTGCAGCAACTCGGCTTCGACACCGGGTCGAGCGAGAGCCCGATCACGCCGGTCATCGCGGGCGAAGGCGACAAGGCGATGTTGCTGTCGGACAAGCTGTTCGGACGCGGAGTGTTCGCCCAGGGCATCGGGTTCCCGACTGTCGCGCGTAACCGGGCGCGCGTCCGGACGATCGTGACGGCGACGCACACGCGCGAGGATCTCCAGTACGCGCTCGACCAGTTCGACGCCGTCGGCCGTGAGATCGGATTGATTTGA
- a CDS encoding PP2C family protein-serine/threonine phosphatase, with protein MASGRRGSERAGRSGRAKPDRWIDAWTRDVARDVTAEDLQRLFTHDTREAYRFFARGLDEERLAGEPPWRRLALRARQLFVAFTLRLSPARRLLYLISLVVALIGVLELYRQWGSVQLPFGTPFFHVTVFAPQWASGTLSLLISILLINLLLLLEVADRLSLKGELEVAREIQLAMLPTGTYVAGDAEICGVTRPANTVGGDFYDVLPLAGDAEGRVIVTLGDVAGKGSPAALLMALLLAVLRTLVDEQLEARALMARLNTQICRHSPASRFITLFYGVYTPSTGALTYVNAGQNPPLLRRASGTIERLGGTGVALGMFEGSTFGAVETHVDPGDLLVLYSDGITEAENPSGLPFEESGLEQVLVSRTDAAPAALAPAILRAVEAHARDSRFTDDLTVLILKRGGLQ; from the coding sequence GTGGCGTCAGGACGGCGTGGGAGCGAACGTGCGGGGAGGTCGGGCCGGGCGAAGCCTGACCGGTGGATCGACGCCTGGACGCGCGACGTCGCGCGCGACGTCACGGCCGAGGATCTGCAGCGCCTCTTCACGCACGACACCCGCGAGGCGTACCGCTTCTTCGCGCGCGGACTGGACGAGGAACGCCTCGCCGGCGAGCCGCCGTGGCGCCGCCTGGCGCTGCGCGCGCGCCAGCTCTTCGTCGCCTTCACGCTGCGGCTGTCGCCGGCACGCCGGCTGCTCTACCTGATCTCGCTGGTCGTCGCGCTCATCGGCGTCCTCGAGCTCTACCGACAATGGGGCAGCGTCCAGCTCCCGTTCGGCACGCCGTTCTTTCACGTGACGGTCTTCGCGCCGCAGTGGGCCAGCGGCACGCTGTCGCTGCTCATCAGCATCCTCTTGATCAACCTGCTCCTCCTGCTCGAAGTCGCCGATCGTCTTTCGCTGAAGGGGGAGCTGGAGGTCGCGCGGGAGATCCAGCTGGCCATGCTGCCGACCGGCACCTATGTCGCCGGCGATGCCGAGATCTGCGGCGTGACCCGGCCGGCCAACACGGTCGGCGGCGATTTCTACGACGTGCTGCCGCTGGCAGGCGACGCCGAGGGCCGGGTGATCGTCACGCTGGGCGACGTCGCCGGCAAGGGCAGTCCGGCGGCGCTGCTGATGGCCCTTCTCCTCGCCGTGCTGCGCACACTCGTCGACGAGCAGCTCGAGGCGCGGGCGCTGATGGCCCGACTCAACACCCAGATCTGCCGCCACAGCCCGGCGTCGCGGTTCATCACGCTCTTCTACGGGGTGTACACGCCGTCCACCGGCGCCCTCACCTACGTGAACGCCGGACAGAACCCGCCTCTCCTGCGCCGCGCCAGCGGTACGATCGAGAGGCTCGGCGGGACGGGGGTGGCGCTCGGGATGTTCGAAGGGTCCACCTTCGGGGCGGTCGAGACGCACGTTGACCCGGGGGATCTTCTGGTGCTCTACAGCGACGGCATCACCGAGGCCGAAAACCCGTCGGGGCTGCCGTTCGAGGAGAGCGGGCTGGAGCAGGTGCTGGTGTCACGGACTGACGCGGCGCCCGCGGCGCTGGCGCCGGCCATTCTGCGAGCGGTCGAGGCCCACGCGCGCGACTCGCGCTTCACCGACGACCTCACCGTGCTGATTCTGAAGCGCGGCGGCCTCCAGTAG
- a CDS encoding M1 family aminopeptidase, translating into MLLSAPARAQDLPADPVTRLVVSIEAAIRAGDSEALRALAAPELDRVRLSEFAVGMTHPRAGELSLKERDRATLDNGRQRLLIETLTVTAGEGHVWTWRIDAAPRRGSDAWAIADVERLGEIDGLYRLSLDPSLEWDVRNAVVSAPDLTLRLIAGYAFAARVPDGPTAIVFIGQGEIDFKPEPESERGQLRIFSGAAALRTGFSALFIRLSPAEFADRLASGSLTPRAVDAAQLRRAAQVFEANLPNSFQIDLNDLSTQRWSLVPLRGDFVGEIGTGRFGTLTYARSSAEPEDISFFDRRRRRNICVYTSAEKLATRGRFFSEDDSVDYHVTHYRIETSFAPERLWLDGEATLSVHSRNALAGTLTIHLSDSLVIRSVSSPQLGGRLLHLRVVGQNNVLIGLPGTIAPGSDFDLTFTYGGRLLPQSIDREAIAPQQGPSLQAPLPDLVVPAEPQWTFSNRSYWYPQGTVTDYATASLAIIVPGEYDVVASGTSQGAPALLPAPAGQKGRKRFLFESGQPARYLAFSVSRFLTAPAQTLTLRDDGDPLTLVVEANRRQANRLRQYGDKAADILKYYASILGDAPYDSFTVAITEGDLPGGHSPPYFALLTQPLPTTPYVWANDPVAFQGYPSFFIAHEIAHQWWGQAVGWKNYHEQWISEGFAQYFAAMYADKERGPDTFSSIVKQMRRWSIEMSPQGPVYLGYRLGHIRDDGRVFRALVYNKGAMVLHMLRRLVGDDAFFAGLRDFYQTWRFKKAGTDDFRVAMEKAAGGRSLERFFDRWIYAAGVPTVRFAYTADSSSLRVHFEQGGDVYDLPVTVTIGYADGTSEDVVVAVTERVVDQSLPLKKPLRSVDVNRDGGALAVIDK; encoded by the coding sequence TTGCTCCTGTCCGCCCCGGCCCGGGCCCAGGACCTTCCGGCGGATCCGGTGACGCGCCTGGTGGTGTCCATCGAGGCGGCGATCCGCGCCGGCGACTCGGAGGCGCTGCGCGCGCTCGCCGCACCCGAGCTCGACCGGGTCCGGCTCAGCGAGTTCGCGGTCGGGATGACGCACCCCAGAGCTGGGGAGCTGTCGCTCAAGGAGCGCGACCGCGCGACGCTGGACAACGGACGCCAGCGCCTGCTGATCGAGACGCTCACCGTCACCGCGGGCGAGGGTCACGTCTGGACGTGGCGCATCGACGCGGCGCCACGGCGCGGCAGCGACGCCTGGGCGATCGCCGACGTCGAGCGCCTCGGCGAGATCGACGGACTGTATCGGCTGTCGCTGGATCCGTCGCTCGAGTGGGACGTGCGCAACGCGGTCGTCTCGGCGCCGGACCTGACGCTGCGATTGATCGCCGGCTACGCCTTTGCCGCACGGGTGCCGGACGGCCCGACGGCGATCGTCTTCATCGGCCAGGGCGAGATTGATTTCAAACCGGAGCCGGAGTCGGAGCGCGGACAGCTGCGGATCTTTTCCGGCGCGGCCGCGCTGCGGACCGGCTTCTCGGCGCTGTTCATCCGCCTGTCGCCGGCGGAGTTCGCCGACCGGCTGGCCTCAGGATCGCTGACCCCGCGCGCCGTCGACGCCGCGCAGCTGCGCCGCGCCGCGCAGGTGTTCGAGGCCAATCTGCCCAACAGCTTCCAGATCGATCTCAACGATTTGAGCACACAGCGCTGGTCGCTGGTGCCGCTGCGCGGCGACTTCGTCGGGGAGATCGGCACCGGCCGCTTCGGCACCCTGACCTACGCGCGATCGTCGGCCGAGCCCGAAGACATCTCGTTCTTCGATCGGCGGCGCCGCCGCAACATCTGCGTCTACACCTCGGCGGAGAAGCTCGCGACGCGCGGCCGCTTCTTCAGTGAGGACGACAGCGTCGACTACCACGTGACGCACTACCGCATCGAGACGTCATTCGCTCCCGAGCGCCTGTGGCTCGACGGCGAAGCGACGCTGTCCGTACACAGCCGCAACGCGCTGGCCGGGACGCTCACGATCCACCTCTCCGATTCGCTCGTCATCCGATCGGTCAGCTCGCCGCAGCTCGGCGGACGCTTGCTGCACTTGCGGGTCGTCGGCCAGAACAATGTGCTCATCGGGCTGCCGGGCACGATCGCGCCGGGTAGCGATTTCGACCTGACCTTCACCTACGGCGGACGGCTGCTGCCCCAGAGCATCGACCGGGAAGCGATCGCGCCGCAGCAGGGGCCGAGCCTGCAGGCGCCGTTACCCGACCTGGTCGTTCCTGCGGAGCCGCAGTGGACCTTCAGCAACCGCAGTTACTGGTATCCGCAGGGCACAGTGACCGACTACGCGACGGCGTCGCTTGCGATCATCGTGCCGGGCGAGTACGACGTGGTCGCGAGCGGCACCTCGCAGGGTGCGCCGGCGCTGCTGCCGGCCCCCGCCGGGCAGAAGGGGCGCAAACGATTTCTCTTCGAGTCCGGGCAGCCGGCGCGCTATCTCGCGTTCAGCGTCAGCCGCTTCCTGACCGCCCCGGCCCAGACACTCACGCTGCGGGACGACGGCGATCCGCTCACGCTCGTCGTCGAGGCCAACCGGCGGCAGGCCAATCGACTGCGCCAGTACGGCGACAAGGCTGCCGACATCCTGAAGTACTACGCGTCGATTCTCGGCGACGCCCCCTACGACAGCTTCACGGTGGCGATCACCGAGGGCGACCTGCCCGGCGGCCACAGCCCGCCGTACTTCGCGCTGCTCACCCAGCCGCTGCCGACGACACCATACGTCTGGGCGAACGATCCGGTGGCGTTTCAGGGATATCCGTCGTTCTTCATCGCGCACGAGATCGCGCACCAGTGGTGGGGCCAGGCCGTCGGGTGGAAGAACTACCACGAGCAGTGGATCAGCGAGGGGTTCGCGCAGTACTTCGCGGCGATGTATGCCGACAAGGAGCGCGGGCCGGACACCTTCTCCAGCATCGTGAAGCAGATGCGGCGCTGGTCGATCGAGATGTCCCCGCAGGGCCCGGTGTATCTGGGCTACCGGCTCGGGCACATCCGCGACGACGGGCGCGTCTTCCGCGCGCTCGTCTACAACAAGGGGGCGATGGTCCTGCACATGCTGCGCCGGCTGGTCGGCGACGACGCCTTCTTTGCCGGCCTGCGCGATTTCTACCAGACCTGGCGGTTCAAGAAGGCGGGGACCGATGACTTCCGCGTCGCGATGGAGAAGGCGGCGGGCGGGCGATCGCTCGAACGGTTCTTCGATCGCTGGATCTATGCCGCCGGCGTCCCGACCGTCCGCTTCGCCTATACCGCCGACAGCAGCAGCCTGCGGGTCCACTTCGAGCAGGGAGGCGACGTCTACGATCTGCCTGTGACGGTGACGATCGGCTATGCCGACGGTACGAGCGAAGACGTTGTCGTCGCGGTCACGGAGCGAGTCGTCGACCAGTCGCTGCCGCTGAAAAAGCCGCTCCGGTCGGTCGACGTGAACCGGGACGGCGGAGCGCTGGCGGTCATCGACAAATAG
- a CDS encoding molybdopterin-dependent oxidoreductase, whose protein sequence is MENAVNLTIDGRALTVEKGKTVLQAAIEHGIKVPYYCYHPGLGIDGSCRVCLVKIEKMPKLQTACSTPAAEGMVVMTETPDVVEARASVFEFLLINHPLDCPVCDKGGECPLQDFSYSFGPNESRMEFPRRVFDGDGVKADVDFGPTLMLNRNRCILCTRCVRFMREVDGDAQIGITDRGYGSEIATFQEEGVHSLISGNLMDVCPVGAITTRDYRFKSRPWDNPDAVDTICTFCERGCNTTAWLRAKPEWAKGARLVRTTPRFNPDVNGYWMCDIGRFDYHWIEGDDRLHTPLVRTAAGLQQPADWQGALATVAAGVEANGGNGAVRFLISAHASLEELFVVGRLGGAFGIPEDGVAVSWRVREKPQPANTKFHVPPVDAPNVNGAADLGFPVNRGASGEADLATFRRQIESGAVKTLYVFDPGPAGSIGDVSWIVEARKAGKLAFLVVQGVLMTDLSRAADVVLPGSCAFEKDATYVSGQGRLQAAARALAAPGDARDDWQIFVNLARALGLPLDYTGSGEIRAELARALAGNSRYEGLASIAFARPVTAKNWLQASNPSERWKWDVMFQDLPPVKFEVRPDPSTIPVSLIRSSKTE, encoded by the coding sequence ATGGAGAACGCCGTCAACCTGACGATCGACGGCCGTGCGTTGACGGTCGAAAAGGGCAAGACCGTACTGCAGGCGGCCATCGAGCACGGCATCAAGGTCCCCTACTACTGCTACCACCCGGGCCTGGGGATCGACGGCTCCTGCCGCGTCTGTCTCGTCAAGATCGAGAAGATGCCCAAACTCCAGACCGCCTGCTCGACGCCGGCCGCCGAGGGCATGGTGGTGATGACCGAGACGCCCGACGTGGTCGAAGCGCGGGCGAGCGTGTTCGAGTTCCTGCTCATCAACCATCCACTCGACTGCCCGGTGTGCGACAAGGGCGGCGAATGCCCGCTGCAGGACTTCTCCTACTCGTTCGGGCCGAACGAGAGCCGCATGGAGTTCCCGCGGCGCGTGTTCGACGGCGACGGGGTGAAGGCCGACGTCGACTTCGGCCCGACGCTGATGCTCAACCGCAACCGGTGCATCCTGTGCACGCGCTGCGTGCGGTTCATGCGCGAGGTCGACGGCGACGCGCAAATCGGCATCACCGACCGCGGCTACGGCAGCGAGATCGCCACCTTCCAGGAGGAAGGGGTGCACTCGCTCATCTCCGGCAATCTGATGGACGTCTGCCCGGTCGGCGCGATCACGACGCGCGACTACCGGTTCAAGTCGCGGCCATGGGACAACCCCGACGCGGTCGACACGATCTGCACGTTCTGCGAGCGCGGCTGCAACACCACCGCCTGGCTGCGCGCCAAGCCGGAATGGGCAAAGGGCGCGCGACTGGTGCGTACGACGCCGCGCTTCAACCCGGACGTGAACGGCTACTGGATGTGCGACATCGGCCGCTTCGACTATCACTGGATCGAAGGGGACGACCGCCTGCATACGCCGCTCGTGCGGACCGCCGCGGGGCTCCAGCAGCCGGCCGACTGGCAAGGCGCGCTGGCCACGGTCGCAGCAGGGGTCGAAGCGAACGGCGGTAACGGTGCCGTGCGGTTCCTGATTTCAGCGCACGCGTCGCTCGAGGAGCTGTTCGTCGTCGGCCGCCTTGGCGGCGCCTTCGGCATTCCCGAAGACGGCGTCGCGGTGAGCTGGCGCGTGCGCGAGAAACCGCAGCCGGCGAACACGAAATTCCACGTCCCGCCGGTCGACGCGCCGAATGTGAACGGCGCGGCCGATCTCGGCTTCCCCGTCAACCGCGGCGCCAGCGGAGAGGCCGATCTCGCGACATTCCGCCGGCAGATCGAGAGCGGCGCGGTGAAAACGCTCTACGTGTTCGACCCGGGACCGGCCGGATCGATCGGTGACGTCTCGTGGATCGTCGAGGCGCGAAAGGCCGGCAAGCTCGCCTTCCTGGTCGTCCAGGGCGTGCTGATGACCGATTTGTCGCGCGCCGCCGACGTCGTCCTGCCCGGCAGCTGCGCGTTCGAGAAAGACGCCACCTATGTCAGCGGGCAGGGCCGCCTGCAGGCCGCCGCGCGCGCGCTGGCGGCGCCGGGAGACGCGCGCGACGACTGGCAGATTTTTGTCAACCTCGCGCGGGCGCTGGGCTTACCGCTCGACTACACAGGCAGCGGGGAGATTCGCGCCGAGCTGGCGCGGGCGCTCGCCGGTAACTCCCGCTACGAAGGACTGGCGTCGATCGCCTTCGCGCGCCCGGTCACTGCGAAAAACTGGCTGCAGGCCTCGAACCCGTCGGAGCGCTGGAAGTGGGACGTGATGTTCCAGGACTTGCCGCCGGTGAAATTCGAGGTCCGGCCGGATCCTTCGACGATTCCGGTGAGTCTCATCCGATCATCGAAGACTGAGTAA
- a CDS encoding cytochrome c biogenesis protein CcdA yields the protein MNQQITLLAAFAAGFLSFVSPCVLPLIPGYISFVSGVSVEEMRADVAPTTSRLQVFLTSLAFVLGFSIVFVLLGASATAIGKFLFARLPLLSKIAGVILVVFGLHTMGVFRLSFLESEKRMHSQRKPAGPLGAVLVGVAFAFGWTPCIGPILGGILAIAGSKNSVTEGVTLLAVYSMGLGIPFLLTSLAINQFFGAAKRIRRYYHAVELVSGALLIVIGLLIMTGQLTIITRYLQPYLPTF from the coding sequence GTGAACCAGCAGATCACGCTCCTGGCCGCGTTTGCCGCCGGCTTCCTGTCGTTCGTGTCTCCGTGCGTGCTGCCGCTCATCCCCGGCTATATCTCGTTCGTGTCGGGGGTGTCGGTCGAGGAGATGCGCGCCGACGTTGCGCCGACGACGTCGCGGCTGCAGGTTTTCCTGACGTCGCTCGCCTTCGTCCTCGGGTTCTCGATCGTGTTCGTGCTCCTCGGCGCCTCGGCGACAGCGATCGGCAAGTTCCTGTTTGCGCGGCTGCCGCTGCTGAGCAAGATCGCGGGCGTGATCCTGGTGGTCTTCGGCCTGCACACGATGGGCGTGTTCCGGCTGTCGTTCCTGGAGTCGGAAAAGCGGATGCACTCGCAGCGCAAGCCAGCCGGCCCTCTGGGCGCCGTCCTGGTCGGCGTGGCGTTCGCCTTCGGCTGGACGCCGTGCATCGGCCCGATCCTGGGCGGTATCCTCGCAATCGCCGGGTCGAAGAACAGCGTCACCGAAGGGGTCACGCTGCTGGCGGTCTACTCGATGGGCCTCGGGATTCCCTTCCTCCTCACGTCGCTGGCCATCAACCAGTTCTTCGGCGCCGCCAAACGAATCCGCCGCTATTACCACGCCGTGGAGCTGGTCTCAGGCGCGCTGCTGATCGTCATCGGCCTGCTGATCATGACCGGCCAGCTCACCATCATCACCCGCTATCTGCAGCCCTATCTGCCGACGTTCTGA